A single window of Gossypium arboreum isolate Shixiya-1 chromosome 13, ASM2569848v2, whole genome shotgun sequence DNA harbors:
- the LOC108466012 gene encoding protein PHYTOCHROME KINASE SUBSTRATE 1-like, with amino-acid sequence MVTFTSNHNTNLSQTFPFDKTNGYTMKKKEEDGEIGVFGAEKYFNGAIDAAAGGGPRPTKLIPKNLEYCTNQEVITNPEPMKPLIHAPSIRSESSWSSQNPLLHTVIQNPPQQKPSKSITAKSFLSCLPACKCYCFDRSSIDIEVGEISFKRPNGEVILQSKQKKTAAGIKEDLFTFPTMNPAVGIRPVRVPLQGDVDEIGRKSLEVFGSPVLGIGRQNKSLNLERRLKMLSWDHHAIPKVEETENSKANCNDTESDASSDLFEIESLTGKPNYAPSEASIEWSVVTASAADFSAMSDYEEGRPSMTLPSPIKTFYTNTTKINKERPRSGGLLGCNSSKTVKIARDAHKTNQKADLDSRMRRVSDSYMPVTRFRAETKLEAGAFEPPRTPQILPTRSLPVPHSHSPQQASHLLYIQ; translated from the coding sequence ATGGTTACATTTACATCCAATCACAATACCAACCTCTCACAAACATTCCCCTTTGATAAAACCAATGGCTATAcaatgaagaagaaagaagaagacgGAGAAATTGGAGTATTCGGAGCTGAAAAATACTTCAATGGAGCAATAGATGCTGCTGCCGGTGGTGGTCCAAGACCAACAAAATTGATCCCAAAGAACTTGGAATATTGTACGAATCAAGAAGTGATCACCAACCCAGAGCCGATGAAGCCATTGATCCACGCTCCAAGCATTCGATCTGAATCAAGCTGGAGCAGCCAAAACCCTTTACTCCATACTGTTATCCAAAACCCTCCTCAGCAAAAACCCAGTAAGTCCATAACTGCAAAGAGCTTTCTTTCTTGCCTTCCCGCCTGTAAATGCTACTGTTTCGATAGAAGCTCCATTGATATCGAGGTTGGTGAAATAAGTTTcaagagacctaatggtgaggtAATACTTCAAAGCAAGCAAAAAAAAACAGCTGCAGGCATTAAAGAAGACCTTTTCACTTTCCCAACAATGAATCCCGCTGTGGGTATTCGGCCTGTTAGAGTGCCACTACAAGGAGATGTGGATGAAATCGGGAGGAAATCGTTAGAGGTTTTCGGGTCCCCTGTTCTTGGAATTGGAAGGCAAAACAAGTCTTTGAACCTTGAGAGGAGGCTCAAAATGTTGTCTTGGGATCATCATGCTATTCCAAAAGTTGAAGAAACTGAGAACTCTAAAGCTAATTGTAATGATACCGAAAGTGATGCTAGTTCGGATTTGTTTGAGATCGAGAGCCTAACGGGAAAACCCAATTACGCACCGAGCGAGGCCAGTATAGAGTGGAGTGTGGTCACTGCAAGTGCAGCTGATTTCTCGGCCATGTCGGACTATGAAGAGGGAAGGCCGTCGATGACTTTACCGAGCCCAATAAAAACATTTTACACCAACACTACGAAAATCAACAAAGAGAGACCACGTTCGGGTGGTCTCTTGGGGTGTAACAGCTCGAAAACTGTTAAAATCGCCAGAGATGCACACAAAACAAATCAGAAGGCAGATTTAGACTCGAGGATGCGCCGTGTGTCGGACTCCTACATGCCTGTCACGAGATTTAGAGCGGAAACTAAACTCGAGGCCGGTGCTTTTGAACCTCCACGGACGCCGCAGATTCTCCCCACTCGCTCCCTTCCTGTTCCCCATTCACATTCGCCACAGCAAGCTTCACATCTGCTTTATATTCAGTAG